CGAGCACGGCTTGCGCCCCGGGGTCCATGAAGTTGAGCCGCAGCTCGTTGATCACCATGACTTCGGCACGCTGCCACTCGGTCCAGCAGTCGGCGCAGGCCTTCCCCTGGATCTCGGCGCCGAGGGGACCGCGCAACGGCGGGCGAGCGAGCGCCGGGGCGTCGGGGCGCCCACAGCGGGAA
This genomic window from Holophagales bacterium contains:
- a CDS encoding Fe(2+)-trafficking protein, with the protein product MSSTVVCSRCGRPDAPALARPPLRGPLGAEIQGKACADCWTEWQRAEVMVINELRLNFMDPGAQAVLDAHLRQFLALDSPAKAG